Sequence from the Zestosphaera sp. genome:
GTCTTGAAGTACCTCGCTACCTTCAACCTCGACCCCGATTCCTACGCATTACCTCAGTTGTTATAAAACAAACCAAACAGCTTCCACACATCACCGCGTTCTCGACCGGATCATGTAGACCCGGCTGTACTGTACACCTCGAGGAAACTTCTCGGAGGCTCGTACAGTACACCGGACTCCGACCACTAAATCCTCTATAAGACTTCCTTAAATCCCGAGGAAGACAGCATGAAGGACTTATGAAGGAATCGTACACGTCGCGCATAACCGAGTGTGAAAACCTATGAAAACTCCATGAAGAACAGCAAGAAAGACTAACGTAAGAACCGGCAGTACCTCATGCGCAGAAACACACAATCAAACCCACGAACAGACCCGCAAAACCGAGGAGACCACTCAAAAACACACCACACATAACCGCCTCTCCGCTGTTTCACTCCTGCGGATAGTGCTATGTGTGATGAGTGTTTTATAATAATTTTTATATAACGTATGCGTCTGTGTTATTGGGTGGTTGTGTGCCTAGGAGGAGGTACGACGATGCTGTGTTGAGGGAGAAAGCTGTTGAGTTGAGGGAGAAAGGGTATACGTATAGGCAGATTGCTGAAGTTCTTGGCTGTAGTACGTATAAGGTTTGGGAGCTTCTCTCCGGGTACTCAGAGGTTAGGTCTAGGGTAAAGCAGTTTGCTGACTTGTTTGGTCGGGTCGATAGGCTCTTAGCTCAAGTTAAGGAGCTAGAGGATCGGTTGGGCAGTATTAAGAGGTTGGGCCACGGGAACTTGCAGGATGCTGTGTTAGAGCTCCATAGGAGGGTTTCTGCTATAGAGCGTGAGATTGACACTCTCAGAAAGTTTGCTAAGATGAGGGTTGAGGGAAAGTACTCCTGTGTTCACGTGAATGAGAGGGGTTTGTGTGGGGTAATGAGGCTGAGTGAAGAGATATCTCAGCTGAGTGTTGAGGAGGTAGGTGGTGTGTACTACCTGAAGGTTAGTGAGCAACCACTTCTCTGTGTAGCCTGCCCACGCTATAAGCCCTCGAGCTCACGCTACGAGTCCTCGACAGATAAGCGGTCTAGCTAGTGCTTATCACTACCTCGAGATCCTGCTGCTTCTTCCTTAAAGTACTCGTCTATGTAGATGACTTCTTCATCTTCTTCGCCTTCCCCCTCTCTATCCTCGTCTTCCCCTATCTCTAGTGTGATCTTCTTACGGGGGTATAGTCTCTCGAGTACGGTTTCGTATAGGTAGCCTATGAACTCATAGGAACTCGCCTTACCTACGGTATACTCCTCTTCCCCGTCTGAAGCCTCAACAACGACCTTCCCGTCTTCGAGCTTGAAGAGGACGTAGGGTGGCTTTAACTCTTGAGCTGGTAGGAGCTTAATACCTAACCTCTCGAGTGCTGGTCTAATCGCAACCGCTATATCTCCAGTTACGTAGAACCTCACTTTATGACCTCCGTGCTTGATTGCCGAGATTACGGAGATGATGTACTTAACGAGAGCTTTAGCGTTTGGAACTCCGCTGAAGGCAGGTCTGAGTATACTAGATATAGGTGCCGCACTTGAAAAGCTTACGGGGGTTGTACTCACTCTCTCCCCCAATATATTTGTTGCGTAATGTACATATAAAGCATGCGGTTTTCCCTATCTAGAACTCCTCGTCATTAGACTCGCCTAGGTCGAGTAGGTCTTCCACAGATGTGAGTAGCTGTGAGCTAATGAAGTCTCTACCTCTCCTCACCTTCCTAAGGAATTGGAGGTAGGGTACTGTTACATCCTTCCTTATCTCCCAAGCTACTCTAGCTACTCTATAAGCTCTATCATCAGAGTCGAACCACGCAATTACTACTGCGTGAAACTTGTTCGACCCTATGGGGTAGAAATTGAATGCTAGTGTCTTCGAGCAGGGATTGACGAAGACGTATCGGTTCATGTATAGTTCAACACCTTCGGGAACGCCTTCGGGGTATACTACTGAGGCATCGATCGGTAGGTAGCTACCGAAGAAGTTTACTGCGTCGGGTATGTTACCACCGTATTTTTTCAACAACTTCTTATAGTAGTCTTCGAGCTCTTCCCTACTTGACTTAAGCACATACTCAAACGCAATACTCATGTTCATAGTTAGAGGGTAAGGTGCGACGTATGCTTTAGACTCACCTATAGTCACGAAGTATCTGTAGATCTTGATGTTCCTCACTATATTGGTTGGGTAGATAAGTATGTTCACGAGGTCATATGCGTTGACGTATTCACAGTACAGATCCTGCGGCTCGTAATGGCAGTTGCCTTCTTCATCGCATAGTCTAGTGGATGGAGTTTGACCTTCCTCCTGATAGCAGAAGCAGATGCATGGAGCGTGTATGTAACAGGGTAGCTTAAGCTTCTGAAGGAAACCTATAGAACTACTTGTTACAGGCGATGAGATACACAGGTCTTTAGGTGGGTACACCTTAGTAGGAACTATATACTCAGGTTTTCTCTTCAATACTACAACTCTATAGTCTTCTCTAAAGCAGAAGTAGAGCTTCTCCGAGCTACGTAGCTTGGAAGCTATATAACTACTATCAGCCTCCCAACACCCAACTATGTTAGGCCTAATACTCACCAACCGATGAACTTTAACCATACAAACAACCCCCTAGGTAGCCCGAAGCCCGCAGAGCCTCATGAACTCATTTATTACAATTATGTTTACAAATATTATTATTATATTATAGATTAATATTATATCTATACTCACACTCAATAAAACACTACTAACACCTACGAATCCAAACCCCACCACGTTTTTGTAGGGGTTTGGTTGTTGGTTTGTGTTTGTGGTTTTAGCTGTTTTAATCAGTTCAAAGACCTTCATTAGATCGCCTCTCATCAGTTCAAAGAGGTCTTTCTATTGGGGTTGCTTCTCATGGTTCGCCAGCAGTTCTTTACTTTCTTAATTGCTTTTACTACTTTGCTGTAGGTTAGTCCGACGTATGGAATGTTGGTAAAGACTAGGTAGGTGTTGTAGGAGTAGTATATGCCGTCGATGAACATGTTTTGCTCGGTTTCGACGAATTTGAGTGCGCAGTTTCGTGGTACGTATATGAGGTCTATGTCGAGTTTGTATCTCCCGATTCCTCTTCCTTTATTGTAGTATAGTACTAGTAGGTATAGGTCTCGTAGTTGGTTCTCCCTTAGTAGGTAGGGTATCTTACTCCACTGGATGTAGTGTTTTATATCCTCCCACGTTGCTAGTCTGATGTAGAGTCTATCCGGTATGGTACTCTTCTTACTAGTTACTTTCTCTAGACACTCTACGTCGTGTATCTCACATACTCTATATAGCTTCCTAACTATTGTCCACTGATTACTACACTTAGTAAAGTAGACGTACTTACCGCGATCTAGCGGTATCTGACCATGAAGGTTTAGTGGGACTAACACTTCAACTACTCTAAAGCTACTTAACACTATTCCGTATGTCCTGTGGTACCTCCTACCCCTTAGCCGAGTAATTACTGGATCCGTCCTCTCAATTTTAAAGTAGACTAGATTCGTCATCTCCTGACTATATCTTACCATCGGGAGAGCCACCTTCTGCGATAATAGGTAGGTAGTCGTAGAGGAGGAGGACCCTCACGTTCCTGCAAGACCTTACAGCTCCAGCATAGTGCCACCTACTACGCACCTCATTACTCCATACCACCGTGATCGTCCTACCGAAGATGCTTAACCCGTACACGTAGCAGGGTAATCTCAGCCTCAGCCGAGCTAAGTAAGACTTATCGATAGGTACAGCCCTATCCAGCAACTCTTTCGAATCCAACCACACGTTCACCCTTCTAACAGAACCCCTCGAGTACCATCGATGAGTACTGCTCTTCCTCAAGTCAATGTTGTCGAGAGTTACTAGCGGGATTCTCTCTACCTCCAGTCTATAGCTTCCGAAAAACGTGTCGCGTCTCCCGCGGCCGTAGGGTGGAGTAATTGAGTAGATGTCTTCACAACACTTGCGTGGGTTGAAGATGCTGAAGTAGTGTAATACATCATCTTTCGGTACGAAGACTACATTAAATATGTTATACGGCTTCACTAAGACTGTAAAACCACCAGATCTACATACTACAGGCATTAAAACACCTCTAAACTTTCTAGAGTATGTCCTACCGGAGTTAGTGCTCATCTCAACTACTACCCCTCTCTAGTAGTTTACTCAGTCGGGCGGCTAGCTCAGTGTACTGCTTGTCTGCTCGAGTCACTATGTCGTCATAGTGTAGGTCACCTATGCTTAAACCCGATATTCTTGATTGGTAGAAGTTGCATATCGCTCCCTCAACCCCCACATCCCGACATACTCGATAGAACAGCTTTCGAAAGTCTTTCACCTTAACGCCGTAGTAGTCGTAGAGAGTATCCCTCACAGTATCGTACTTCCCGATCTTCCCCCTCCACATCTTGAGATATTCAGTAAGTGTTGCTGGGAAGTAGATCCACTCACACCTCTTCTTACCCCTACTCCACACTAGGTAATAGCGGCAGGAGCCCCTGTCTTGAAAGCAGGTTAGCTCTCTCTCATCAAAATCCTGGATCATCTTGACTACTTCACTCAGTCTAGCACCACTAAAGTAGAGTACTCTTAAGACTAGCCAGTAGAGAGTACCTACCTCAACTCTCTCCAGTACTTCGATTATCTTGCTGTATTC
This genomic interval carries:
- a CDS encoding helix-turn-helix domain-containing protein; its protein translation is MPRRRYDDAVLREKAVELREKGYTYRQIAEVLGCSTYKVWELLSGYSEVRSRVKQFADLFGRVDRLLAQVKELEDRLGSIKRLGHGNLQDAVLELHRRVSAIEREIDTLRKFAKMRVEGKYSCVHVNERGLCGVMRLSEEISQLSVEEVGGVYYLKVSEQPLLCVACPRYKPSSSRYESSTDKRSS
- a CDS encoding integrase is translated as MATPMLNVLRIKDSEGNIVVEVSSRRDIKLLGELLRSLGVTVAGGKRERFIEFNEMFMEYLIKDRGQQEKTAKCYMNYLRRLDGKPLTYGTFLEISGSRWMVKCVRLYIDFLEKSGEISEDEAERLRKIFKIRSGAKIIKKYHIEYSKIIEVLERVEVGTLYWLVLRVLYFSGARLSEVVKMIQDFDERELTCFQDRGSCRYYLVWSRGKKRCEWIYFPATLTEYLKMWRGKIGKYDTVRDTLYDYYGVKVKDFRKLFYRVCRDVGVEGAICNFYQSRISGLSIGDLHYDDIVTRADKQYTELAARLSKLLERGSS